A stretch of DNA from Xiphophorus maculatus strain JP 163 A chromosome 8, X_maculatus-5.0-male, whole genome shotgun sequence:
AGTGAGGTAAGAGATGATGGCCTGCTCCCGCTCTGCTTATCAGCATGTGTGATTCATGGGAACGGAAAAGGTGCAGAGAGGAGCTGTGGGTGGACTCGGTTCCTGCCATTCTTTCCCCTGGATGCCCTCTTCCTCAAATCATTAACTGGGCAGAAACTTAAAAGGACCGAACTGCTGTAGTTAATTTGTTTCCCCTTGAACTCAAAACCATCAAATTCCTTGTTTGCTGCCAGGGCTGATATGATAAATATTAAGAAGTGACAGGATGTTATGGTCGTTGATAATTTCTGCCATGTTgagcgtgtttttttttcacctctcACTTTATTAAAACCACATGGCTTGAACTATTTTAGGAGCTGAAACTCCAAGGAGGGCTTAAATGGGGAGGTTACCATGGCACTTTAGTCAACTcttctctgtttattttcctcCCTCTCAGATGGTCTGGCAGCCTTCAGAGCTTTCCTGCGCACAGAGTTCAGTGAGGAGAATCTGGAATTTTGGCTAGCATGCGAGgaatacaagaaaataaaatcgcAGTCCAAGATGGCCTCAAAAGCCAAGAAAATCTTTGCTGAATACATCGCTATACAGTCATGTAAAGAGGTAAGTTGGTCAAATGGATGTTGTTGCTTTGAAACAGCCTCATTCTTGCATATTTTCTCTTACAATTTTCTCACTCACTATCCTTTGCAGGTCAACCTGGATTCATACACTAGAGATCACACTAAGGACAACCTACAGAATGTGACACGCTCCTGCTTTGACTTAGCACAAAGGCGGATATACGGGTTGATGGAAAAGGACTCATACCCCCGCTTCCTGCGCTCGGAACTCTACTTGGACTTAATTAACCAAAAAAAGCCCAGCGCCACATCGACCTCATCCTCCTCATAAGAGACGAGGAAGGACATAaggagaaatgaaaaatgacGACAGACACAAATGGGCAGACTTGGAAAAAGAATCCCCAACAGTGGTTGGGGTGTGAGCTTCATTGTTTgcctttttgattttgtttttacgtGTGTGTATGTACGTCATCCTGTTCACTATGATTTCTGTGATGTGTGAGAGGAGATGAGCAAAGTTTTGGCACTGCAAAGGAATGTAGTTTACACAGTTAccagatagatggatggatgaatgggtgGATATTACGAAATTTACACACGCCCAAAAAGCAAGGGCTGGAACAGAAATTTAACGCCTGTCTGATCACTGTTtctgatatgtttttttatgctaaggtcaaaaaaagatgcatttgtttgtgtttttgtccaatCGTACTGGAGAAAAGGAGGGGGTTGAACCAAAAACCCTGCAGACATGAAGACAGTCCGGTActgtttttgtcaatttttccCTTTAACTCTGAGTTTAAACACTCTTCTTGCCCCACCACATTCTCCTTTGTAAAGGAACTTCACCGCTGTTGGTACGATTAAAAggtcatttctttctttttgccctTTCATCAGAGCTTTGGTAATGGAGGTCGCAAAGGTGTTTGAATTATAATTACCTTTCTGTTCAAATTTCCATTCACTCAAAGCT
This window harbors:
- the rgs3 gene encoding regulator of G-protein signaling 3 isoform X10 translates to MKNRLAFLRRRNESPGSNPAGKLDKSMKSVKPTPEEALKWGDSLDKLLGHKYGLAAFRAFLRTEFSEENLEFWLACEEYKKIKSQSKMASKAKKIFAEYIAIQSCKEVNLDSYTRDHTKDNLQNVTRSCFDLAQRRIYGLMEKDSYPRFLRSELYLDLINQKKPSATSTSSSS
- the rgs3 gene encoding regulator of G-protein signaling 3 isoform X8, producing MPEPMFHTMVDFSEKYLERAKDMKNRLAFLRRRNESPGSNPAGKLDKSMKSVKPTPEEALKWGDSLDKLLGHKYGLAAFRAFLRTEFSEENLEFWLACEEYKKIKSQSKMASKAKKIFAEYIAIQSCKEVNLDSYTRDHTKDNLQNVTRSCFDLAQRRIYGLMEKDSYPRFLRSELYLDLINQKKPSATSTSSSS
- the rgs3 gene encoding regulator of G-protein signaling 3 isoform X9, which gives rise to MAKDMKNRLAFLRRRNESPGSNPAGKLDKSMKSVKPTPEEALKWGDSLDKLLGHKYGLAAFRAFLRTEFSEENLEFWLACEEYKKIKSQSKMASKAKKIFAEYIAIQSCKEVNLDSYTRDHTKDNLQNVTRSCFDLAQRRIYGLMEKDSYPRFLRSELYLDLINQKKPSATSTSSSS
- the rgs3 gene encoding regulator of G-protein signaling 3 isoform X7 codes for the protein MWTTALSAGSPCSCEVSPNGTKKKKSKNLAKDMKNRLAFLRRRNESPGSNPAGKLDKSMKSVKPTPEEALKWGDSLDKLLGHKYGLAAFRAFLRTEFSEENLEFWLACEEYKKIKSQSKMASKAKKIFAEYIAIQSCKEVNLDSYTRDHTKDNLQNVTRSCFDLAQRRIYGLMEKDSYPRFLRSELYLDLINQKKPSATSTSSSS